A stretch of the Flavobacterium aquiphilum genome encodes the following:
- a CDS encoding AAA family ATPase yields the protein MKIEKIRIKNFKVYQDTEIRDLPNMCVFLGANGAGKSTLFEVFGFLSDALKSNVKTALNKRGGYKEVYSRNGNGDIEIEIKFRNPDVEGKKQPLITYELSVCLGETNMPVVSKEVLSYRRGNRGRPYKFLEFAYGKGNAIVNESEFETAKQEFKEEREEQTLDSPDILAIKGLGQFQKFNAISSFRRLLENWYVSNFQIQAAQNIEDTGLSEHLSTSGDNLAQVTKYIYENYPDTFQKILDKMKERVPGIDKVEATETIDGRIVLQFSDGSFKDPFISRFVSDGTIKMFAYLVLLNDPKPHPLLCIEEPENYLHPELLIELAEEFRDYANRGGQVFISSHSPDFVNALELDELFWLNKDKGFTSIKRASDDKVIPSLFNDGDKLGYLWKQGYFIGSGPKN from the coding sequence ATGAAAATCGAGAAAATAAGAATAAAAAATTTCAAAGTATATCAAGATACAGAGATACGGGATTTACCCAATATGTGTGTTTTTCTTGGTGCAAATGGAGCAGGAAAATCAACTCTTTTTGAAGTATTCGGTTTTTTAAGCGATGCCCTTAAAAGTAACGTAAAAACGGCTCTTAATAAAAGAGGTGGTTACAAGGAAGTTTATTCAAGAAATGGTAATGGAGATATTGAAATTGAAATAAAATTTAGAAATCCTGATGTTGAAGGTAAAAAGCAACCTTTAATAACTTACGAATTATCAGTTTGTTTGGGAGAAACAAACATGCCAGTAGTTTCAAAAGAAGTATTAAGTTACAGAAGAGGGAATAGAGGTAGACCATATAAGTTTTTAGAATTTGCTTATGGAAAAGGGAATGCAATTGTAAATGAAAGTGAATTTGAAACAGCCAAACAAGAATTTAAAGAAGAAAGAGAAGAACAGACTTTAGATAGTCCAGATATTTTAGCAATAAAGGGATTAGGACAATTTCAAAAATTTAACGCTATTAGTTCATTTAGAAGATTATTGGAAAATTGGTACGTTTCTAATTTTCAAATTCAGGCGGCTCAAAATATTGAAGACACAGGCTTGAGTGAACATTTATCAACTTCGGGAGATAATTTAGCTCAGGTCACCAAATATATATATGAAAACTATCCGGATACTTTCCAAAAAATTTTAGATAAAATGAAAGAAAGAGTTCCTGGTATTGATAAAGTCGAAGCTACTGAAACTATTGACGGCAGAATAGTTTTGCAATTTAGTGACGGTAGCTTTAAGGATCCTTTTATTTCTCGATTTGTATCAGATGGTACAATTAAAATGTTTGCTTATTTGGTTTTACTTAATGACCCTAAACCACATCCTTTGCTATGTATAGAAGAACCAGAAAATTATTTACATCCTGAACTTTTGATTGAATTAGCGGAGGAATTTCGGGATTATGCTAATAGAGGCGGGCAAGTGTTTATATCATCACATTCACCTGATTTTGTAAATGCGTTAGAATTAGATGAACTTTTTTGGTTGAATAAAGATAAAGGCTTTACAAGTATAAAAAGAGCATCCGATGATAAAGTAATACCTAGTTTGTTTAATGATGGTGATAAATTGGGTTATTTATGGAAACAAGGATATTTTATTGGTAGTGGACCTAAAAATTAA
- the ntrB gene encoding nitrate ABC transporter permease, protein MSNSNAVTIEKEEIAGSYSYLNTFGKVIKKKKLKKASRYILEKAKSIVFACIGLIIFCGFWSLLAYYTKDALPGPIATLKVLYEMLADPFYDYGPNDKGIGLQLFVSIKTVLSGFALGSLFAIPFGILIGASSFFKKIFYPIVQFLKPVSPLAWFPIGLVVFKDTGLATIFIVFITSLWSTLINTAFGVGTIPQDHKNVAKAFGFSKWRYLSKVVFPYTLPHIITGLRLSISVAWLVIVAGEMLSGGAGIGFFVWDSWNALSLEKVISAIIIIGFVGIIFDGIFTIIENKVSYKG, encoded by the coding sequence ATGTCAAATTCAAATGCAGTAACAATCGAAAAAGAGGAGATAGCAGGAAGTTATTCTTATCTAAATACTTTTGGTAAAGTAATTAAGAAAAAAAAGCTTAAAAAAGCATCAAGATATATTTTAGAAAAAGCAAAATCAATTGTATTTGCTTGCATTGGATTGATCATTTTTTGCGGATTTTGGAGTTTGTTGGCTTATTATACAAAGGATGCGCTACCAGGACCAATTGCGACTTTGAAGGTATTATATGAAATGTTGGCCGATCCATTTTACGATTATGGGCCAAACGATAAAGGAATTGGATTGCAACTTTTTGTATCCATTAAAACCGTTTTAAGCGGATTTGCATTGGGATCTTTATTTGCTATTCCTTTTGGAATCTTGATTGGAGCCAGTTCTTTTTTCAAAAAAATATTTTATCCGATTGTTCAGTTTTTAAAACCGGTTTCGCCTTTGGCATGGTTCCCAATTGGTTTGGTTGTTTTTAAAGACACTGGATTGGCTACAATATTTATCGTGTTTATTACTTCCTTGTGGTCTACTTTGATCAATACGGCTTTTGGTGTGGGAACTATTCCTCAAGATCATAAAAATGTTGCAAAAGCTTTTGGTTTTTCAAAATGGCGTTACTTATCCAAAGTCGTTTTTCCGTACACTTTGCCCCATATTATTACAGGATTGCGATTGAGTATAAGTGTTGCCTGGTTGGTGATCGTGGCCGGTGAAATGCTTTCAGGTGGAGCGGGAATTGGATTTTTCGTGTGGGACAGTTGGAATGCTTTAAGCTTGGAGAAAGTAATTTCGGCCATCATCATCATTGGATTTGTGGGAATTATTTTTGACGGAATTTTTACAATAATTGAAAACAAAGTATCATATAAAGGATAA
- a CDS encoding Sec-independent protein translocase subunit TatA/TatB has protein sequence MGRLGLPEILVIIAVVLLLFGGKKIPELMKGLGSGIKEFKNAAKDDQPADKKEEETK, from the coding sequence ATGGGAAGATTAGGTTTACCAGAAATCCTTGTTATAATTGCAGTTGTTTTATTACTTTTTGGAGGTAAAAAAATTCCAGAATTAATGAAAGGTTTAGGAAGCGGTATTAAAGAATTTAAAAATGCTGCCAAAGACGATCAGCCAGCTGACAAAAAAGAAGAAGAGACTAAATAA
- a CDS encoding CmpA/NrtA family ABC transporter substrate-binding protein, translating to MTRTRNHISTLLTITMLVVYMILFSSFTTKPNPPAKEPVRLGFIPLTDCSPIVMAKELGLFAKYGVDVVVTKETSWANVRDKILTGELDGAHCLYSMPFSVYTGVGGKAGSEMKIAMMLSVNGQAITLSNDFCGKVAFKQMNKVTPVVAAKLKAEKEVTFAMTFPGGTHDLWLRNWMSIAGLNQKAVKIITIPPPQMVANMKVGNMDGYCVGEPWGGVAVKQGIGFTQIASQDIWKDHPEKALVVNKEFSNSRREDLKKVMKAIMEACIWLDNPANRKKAAAIIGKAPYVNAPADVIEARLMGDYNLGCNQGTEVYDKDYMLFYKGGTVNYPRKSYGIWAMAQYVRFGYLKEEPNYQAIADKLILQDLYEEVAKSMKIKIPNDDMKPFSLTMDKTVFNPSNPSAYLKVVRK from the coding sequence ATGACACGTACTAGAAACCATATAAGTACACTTTTGACCATCACGATGTTGGTAGTGTACATGATTTTGTTCTCTTCTTTCACTACAAAACCTAATCCGCCAGCTAAAGAACCTGTGAGACTAGGATTCATTCCGCTAACCGATTGTTCCCCAATCGTAATGGCAAAGGAACTTGGATTATTTGCAAAATATGGTGTTGATGTAGTAGTAACCAAAGAAACGTCGTGGGCGAATGTTAGAGACAAGATCTTAACAGGAGAATTGGATGGAGCCCACTGTCTTTACAGCATGCCTTTTTCAGTGTATACAGGAGTAGGGGGAAAGGCCGGTTCTGAAATGAAAATAGCCATGATGCTCAGTGTAAATGGGCAAGCGATCACTTTGTCGAATGATTTTTGCGGAAAAGTTGCATTCAAACAAATGAACAAAGTGACGCCTGTCGTGGCTGCTAAATTAAAAGCTGAAAAAGAAGTGACTTTTGCGATGACTTTCCCTGGAGGAACACACGATTTGTGGTTGAGAAACTGGATGTCAATAGCCGGATTGAATCAAAAAGCGGTAAAAATCATTACTATTCCGCCTCCGCAAATGGTAGCCAACATGAAAGTTGGAAATATGGACGGATACTGTGTAGGTGAGCCTTGGGGAGGTGTAGCCGTAAAACAGGGAATTGGATTTACACAAATTGCTTCTCAAGATATTTGGAAAGATCACCCGGAAAAAGCATTGGTTGTAAACAAAGAATTTAGTAATTCACGTCGTGAAGATTTGAAGAAAGTAATGAAAGCGATTATGGAAGCTTGTATCTGGCTGGATAACCCTGCCAATCGTAAGAAAGCCGCAGCTATCATCGGGAAAGCACCTTACGTAAATGCTCCAGCCGATGTTATCGAAGCAAGATTGATGGGAGATTATAATTTGGGCTGTAACCAAGGAACCGAAGTTTATGACAAAGACTATATGCTTTTTTACAAAGGAGGAACTGTGAACTACCCTCGTAAATCCTACGGAATTTGGGCAATGGCACAATATGTACGATTTGGTTATTTGAAAGAGGAGCCTAATTATCAAGCAATCGCCGACAAATTGATTCTTCAGGATTTGTATGAAGAAGTGGCCAAAAGTATGAAGATCAAAATTCCAAATGATGATATGAAACCTTTTTCACTTACAATGGACAAAACAGTTTTTAATCCTTCAAATCCATCGGCTTATTTAAAAGTGGTTAGAAAATAA
- a CDS encoding ABC transporter ATP-binding protein — translation MSYLEIKDLEISFPTPKGKYIAVKDINLSIQKGEIISIIGHSGCGKSTILNAIGGMLSPTGGSVVLDNKNIKGPGPDRGIVFQNYSLLPWLTVENNIFQAVDSVMNCSVEEKHEIVIKNLKMVNLYQHKDKLPGQLSGGMKQRVAIARAFAINPGVLLMDEPFGALDALTKGAMQLEVLKLWNMNNREKTIVMITHDIEEALFLSDRIVVLHNGPASTIREIVKVNLPRPRNKIEIVKTPEYIELRDHLLHLLTDHFSIEDMGVTYKS, via the coding sequence ATGAGCTATTTAGAAATAAAAGATTTGGAAATTTCTTTTCCAACGCCAAAAGGAAAATACATTGCAGTAAAAGACATCAACCTTTCGATTCAAAAAGGGGAAATCATATCAATCATTGGACACTCGGGTTGTGGAAAATCGACTATTTTGAATGCCATTGGAGGAATGCTTAGTCCAACAGGAGGATCAGTGGTTTTGGACAATAAAAATATCAAAGGCCCAGGTCCTGACCGTGGCATTGTTTTTCAAAACTATTCACTATTACCTTGGTTAACAGTTGAAAACAACATTTTTCAGGCAGTGGATTCGGTTATGAATTGTTCTGTTGAAGAGAAGCACGAAATCGTGATTAAAAACCTTAAAATGGTTAATTTATACCAACACAAAGATAAATTGCCAGGGCAACTTTCGGGAGGAATGAAACAAAGGGTGGCTATTGCCAGAGCTTTTGCTATTAATCCGGGAGTTTTGTTGATGGATGAGCCTTTTGGTGCCCTAGATGCTTTGACCAAAGGGGCAATGCAACTGGAAGTTTTGAAATTGTGGAATATGAATAACAGGGAAAAAACAATCGTGATGATTACGCATGATATCGAAGAAGCATTGTTTTTGTCTGACCGAATTGTGGTTTTGCATAATGGTCCGGCTTCTACGATACGTGAAATTGTTAAGGTAAATTTACCAAGACCCAGAAATAAAATTGAAATCGTTAAAACCCCCGAATATATTGAATTGAGAGATCATTTACTCCATCTATTGACGGATCATTTCTCAATTGAGGACATGGGTGTTACATACAAAAGTTAG
- a CDS encoding peptidase: MSVFVSLTLGAILLISSTTVLIAFTPLREFIPGYSSSKLKRDATVLALKSDSLTIALKKNEAYIKSIQKVLNGDLEYAKFNKDSILSSSDETQEPVDLSPSDKEKELRERVNKEENSPLALPKVKSRNTKK, from the coding sequence ATGAGCGTGTTTGTTTCTCTTACACTTGGTGCTATTTTATTGATATCTTCAACAACGGTTTTGATTGCCTTTACTCCTTTACGCGAATTTATTCCCGGATATTCTTCTTCCAAATTGAAAAGAGATGCAACAGTCCTGGCATTAAAATCCGATTCGCTTACCATAGCTTTGAAGAAAAATGAAGCCTACATAAAATCGATTCAAAAAGTCTTGAATGGCGACTTGGAATATGCAAAATTCAATAAAGATTCTATACTTTCAAGCAGTGACGAAACTCAAGAACCAGTTGATTTATCTCCTTCGGACAAAGAAAAGGAGTTGCGGGAAAGAGTGAATAAAGAAGAGAATAGTCCTTTGGCCTTACCAAAAGTAAAAAGCCGTAACACAAAAAAATAA
- a CDS encoding DUF4276 family protein, with the protein MARIEILVEEPSMKEFLTILLPNILDKHWNLNENYFIRSFEGKNDLQKNIPSKVKFLSNWNHEAVGVVIMQDQDSSDCKILKQKLLDVCSQNGDCPKLVRIICRELESWYIGDFLAVNKAYPSFKHQNYIHRSKFRIPDNCNAFDELRKILPEFQKVGGAKKIAPFIDIDKNKSESFQQTINGLKRFFDSIKD; encoded by the coding sequence ATGGCGAGGATAGAAATATTAGTAGAAGAACCCTCCATGAAGGAATTTTTAACCATTTTGTTACCAAATATTCTTGATAAACATTGGAACTTAAATGAAAACTATTTTATAAGAAGTTTTGAAGGGAAAAATGATTTACAGAAAAATATACCATCAAAGGTGAAATTTTTAAGTAATTGGAATCATGAAGCAGTTGGTGTTGTTATTATGCAAGATCAAGACAGTTCAGATTGCAAAATACTTAAGCAGAAATTATTAGATGTTTGTAGTCAAAATGGAGATTGTCCTAAATTAGTTAGAATAATATGTAGAGAGCTTGAATCGTGGTATATTGGTGATTTTTTGGCTGTAAATAAGGCATATCCAAGTTTTAAACATCAAAATTACATTCACCGGTCAAAGTTTAGGATTCCAGATAATTGTAATGCTTTTGATGAATTAAGAAAAATACTTCCCGAATTTCAAAAAGTTGGGGGAGCAAAAAAGATAGCACCTTTTATAGACATTGATAAAAATAAATCTGAAAGTTTTCAGCAAACAATAAATGGTTTAAAAAGATTTTTTGATTCTATAAAAGATTAA
- a CDS encoding DUF6909 family protein, which yields MKETKNISRSRAQDSSAAIEKMYITMRHLFNRGFYKPMGISGDTLREALLALRPEIYGSIADEKVELNGLLYVIERLPVGIEECRFINLTSDEGYSKSHFKAIVPPKRRRNCYRIDEEQMNVEITRGRSDIYDILTHLTFIFIESHKIKNRVLLDDVGEVSRDWVKLEAAVSQIKKLPLIEKEKAISHAANILGRTFDEVLGIYDSFGTETEPDRFLHVIYWLGKLAIEEVVDNNKRTITFSPILRERLGHHIHGEVWANNIKEVLKANQLLDRPLHVISANMHSVMNSIFATPILKTKFKDKSDFFIYEELSKSGANELRNQIEAVALKQGMISLPDTTSGTNIDVQIFDTAKIDWSKTSFPTANLEEKKPVLIVMDYAFGEQAYETIDELLKPYKKDTLLNVKSVSIMGKAGILEGGKGDIMIPNAHINEGTADNYFFENELTAEMFEGNDIAIYAGPMVTVLGTSLQNRDLLKFFHESTWAVIGLEMEGSYYQKAIQSASKIRKSVPQDIKVRYAYYASDNPLETGSTLASGGLGTSGVKPTYLITIKILEQIFNIK from the coding sequence ATGAAAGAAACCAAAAATATATCCAGATCCAGAGCACAAGATTCATCGGCGGCCATTGAAAAAATGTACATCACGATGCGTCATCTTTTTAATAGAGGTTTCTATAAACCAATGGGAATTTCGGGGGACACATTACGGGAAGCTTTATTGGCCTTAAGACCCGAAATTTATGGAAGCATTGCCGATGAAAAGGTCGAATTGAACGGACTTTTATACGTTATAGAACGCCTTCCGGTAGGGATTGAAGAGTGTCGTTTTATTAATTTGACCTCAGATGAAGGGTATTCAAAGTCTCATTTTAAGGCGATAGTTCCGCCAAAAAGACGCCGCAATTGTTATCGAATAGACGAAGAACAAATGAATGTCGAAATTACTCGCGGACGTTCGGACATTTACGATATCCTGACTCATTTGACATTTATTTTTATTGAATCGCATAAAATCAAAAATAGGGTTTTGCTCGACGATGTAGGTGAAGTTTCCCGTGATTGGGTAAAACTCGAAGCTGCTGTTTCGCAAATCAAAAAATTGCCCCTTATTGAAAAAGAAAAAGCAATTTCTCATGCAGCCAATATTTTGGGTCGAACTTTCGATGAGGTTTTGGGTATTTACGATTCTTTTGGAACAGAGACGGAACCGGATCGATTTTTACATGTCATTTATTGGTTGGGAAAATTAGCCATTGAGGAAGTTGTTGACAACAATAAAAGAACCATTACGTTCAGTCCAATTTTGAGAGAACGTCTTGGACACCATATTCACGGTGAAGTTTGGGCAAACAATATCAAGGAAGTTTTGAAAGCCAATCAGCTTTTGGACAGGCCGCTTCACGTGATTAGCGCGAATATGCACTCAGTGATGAATTCTATTTTTGCGACTCCTATTTTGAAAACAAAATTCAAGGACAAATCCGATTTCTTTATTTATGAAGAATTGAGCAAATCGGGAGCAAATGAACTTCGAAATCAGATAGAAGCAGTTGCTTTGAAACAAGGAATGATTTCGCTTCCGGATACTACTTCAGGGACAAATATAGATGTACAAATTTTTGATACAGCCAAAATAGATTGGTCCAAAACATCTTTCCCAACGGCAAACCTGGAGGAGAAGAAACCGGTTCTCATCGTGATGGATTATGCCTTTGGAGAACAGGCTTACGAAACGATTGATGAGCTATTGAAACCGTATAAAAAAGACACTTTGCTTAACGTAAAATCGGTTTCGATTATGGGGAAAGCAGGAATTCTTGAAGGCGGAAAAGGCGATATTATGATTCCGAATGCCCATATTAATGAGGGAACGGCCGATAATTATTTCTTCGAAAATGAATTGACCGCCGAAATGTTTGAAGGCAATGACATCGCGATTTATGCCGGGCCGATGGTTACGGTTCTTGGGACATCGTTGCAAAATAGGGATTTATTGAAATTCTTCCACGAATCGACCTGGGCTGTAATTGGACTTGAGATGGAAGGTTCTTATTATCAAAAAGCCATTCAATCGGCATCCAAAATCAGGAAAAGTGTTCCTCAGGATATTAAGGTTCGCTATGCTTATTATGCTTCAGATAATCCGTTGGAAACCGGTAGCACCTTGGCATCCGGAGGTTTGGGAACTTCGGGGGTGAAACCTACTTATTTGATTACAATTAAAATTTTGGAACAAATTTTTAATATAAAATAA
- a CDS encoding GH3 auxin-responsive promoter family protein produces MSLKSIAAKIFAQRIYKKTQAWANSPVETQKAVFQNLIQNAKQTQFGKDHHFDQIKTYEDFASQVPIRDYEALKPYVDRVVKGEENILWKGKPLYFAKTSGTTSGAKYIPLTKESMPYHIEAARNAILHYIHETKNADFVNGKMIFLQGSPILDEKNGIKLGRLSGIVAHFVPKYLQKNRLPSWETNCIEDWETKVDAIVDETIREDMTVISGIPSWVQMYFEKLQQRADKPVGEIFKNFNLFIYGGVNYEPYRAKFENLIGKKVDSIELFPASEGFFAYQDSQKEKGMLLLLNAGIFYEFIKRDEFFNEKPKRYTIGEVKLGVNYVLILSTNAGLWGYNIGDTVQFTSLKPYRVIVSGRIKHYISAFGEHVIGKEVESALQEAMEGTDIRVNEFTVAPQITPSEGLPYHEWFIEFENEPEDYDTFAEALDNAMRKQNIYYDDLIVGHVLRKVVITKVAKNGFQEYMKSIGKLGGQNKIPRLSNDRKIVENLILI; encoded by the coding sequence ATGTCACTAAAATCGATTGCAGCAAAAATATTTGCACAAAGAATATATAAAAAGACACAAGCCTGGGCCAATTCTCCTGTTGAAACCCAGAAAGCTGTTTTCCAGAATTTAATACAAAACGCAAAGCAAACCCAATTTGGTAAAGACCATCATTTTGACCAAATAAAAACCTACGAAGATTTTGCCAGTCAAGTACCAATCCGAGATTATGAAGCTTTGAAACCTTACGTTGACAGAGTTGTAAAAGGCGAAGAAAATATACTTTGGAAAGGGAAACCGCTTTATTTTGCCAAAACTTCGGGGACAACTTCGGGGGCTAAATATATTCCGTTGACCAAAGAATCGATGCCATATCATATTGAAGCGGCTCGAAATGCGATTTTGCATTATATCCATGAAACCAAAAACGCCGATTTTGTAAACGGAAAAATGATTTTCCTGCAGGGAAGCCCTATTTTGGATGAAAAAAACGGAATAAAATTGGGCCGATTATCCGGAATTGTGGCGCATTTTGTTCCTAAATATCTTCAAAAAAATCGTTTGCCATCTTGGGAAACCAATTGTATCGAAGATTGGGAAACCAAAGTGGATGCAATAGTTGACGAAACCATCAGGGAAGATATGACCGTGATTTCGGGGATTCCGTCATGGGTGCAAATGTATTTTGAAAAATTGCAGCAAAGAGCAGACAAACCTGTTGGTGAGATTTTCAAGAACTTCAATTTGTTTATTTACGGAGGTGTCAATTATGAACCTTACAGAGCTAAATTTGAAAATCTTATAGGAAAAAAAGTTGACAGCATTGAATTGTTTCCGGCTTCGGAGGGATTTTTTGCCTATCAGGATTCCCAAAAGGAAAAAGGAATGTTACTGTTGTTGAACGCCGGAATTTTTTATGAATTCATCAAAAGAGATGAATTTTTTAATGAAAAACCAAAGCGATATACCATTGGCGAAGTCAAGTTGGGCGTAAACTATGTTTTGATTCTTTCGACCAATGCTGGACTTTGGGGCTACAACATTGGCGATACCGTTCAGTTCACGTCCTTGAAACCGTATAGAGTTATCGTTTCAGGGCGAATCAAGCATTACATTTCGGCTTTTGGGGAGCATGTCATTGGGAAAGAAGTCGAATCGGCTTTGCAGGAAGCGATGGAGGGAACAGATATAAGAGTCAATGAATTTACCGTTGCGCCGCAAATCACACCTTCTGAGGGATTGCCGTATCACGAATGGTTTATCGAATTTGAAAACGAACCGGAGGACTACGACACATTTGCGGAAGCGCTGGACAATGCAATGCGTAAACAAAATATTTATTACGACGACTTGATTGTGGGTCATGTTTTGAGAAAAGTGGTTATTACCAAAGTTGCCAAAAACGGCTTTCAGGAATACATGAAATCTATCGGGAAATTAGGCGGGCAAAATAAAATTCCAAGACTTTCGAATGATAGAAAAATTGTTGAGAATTTGATTTTAATATAA